From a region of the Xyrauchen texanus isolate HMW12.3.18 chromosome 39, RBS_HiC_50CHRs, whole genome shotgun sequence genome:
- the vgll4b gene encoding transcription cofactor vestigial-like protein 4b isoform X1: MLFTNMDLLNYQYLDKMNNNIGILCYDGEAALRSESRMSSMSLSSAVSNHRTGPPPISPSKRKHGGDQADDDIDCNSDHVAKMSRLFAAQLGKPANGDYRKDPRDRSRSPIERITTPTMSLVGGHLYAHMPNLAMDQPLALTKNVDTSRTVAISPTVSPVERQQNRPSVITCAPANNRNCNLSHCTVSHNGCSPTSNYRRASNSNTACDPVIEEHFRRSLGKNYKEPEPVTNSVSITGSVDDHFAKALGDAWKKIKAKGSSTSSPDSSPNSHMVNHNHSPSLVS; encoded by the exons GTGAGGCTGCTCTGAGGAGTGAGTCCAGAATGTCATCCATGTCTCTGTCCTCTGCAGTCAGCAATCACAGGACAGGCCCTCCTCCCATCAGCCCGAGTAAGAGAAAACACGGCGGGGACCAAGCAGACGATGACATCGACTGTAACAGCGATCATGTGGCCAAGATGAGCCGGCTGTTTGCTGCACAGTT AGGCAAGCCTGCCAACGGGGACTACCGCAAGGACCCCCGGGATCGCAGCCGCAGTCCCATCGAGCGCATCACTACCCCCACCATGAGTCTTGTTGGTGGTCACCTCTATGCCCACATGCCCAACCTCGCCATGGACCAGCCTCTCGCACTGACCAAAAATGTGGACACTTCCCGCACTGTCGCCATCTCACCTACTGTCAGCCCTGTTGAGCGCCAGCAG aATCGGCCCTCTGTGATCACATGTGCCCCAGCGAACAATCGTAACTGTAACCTTTCCCACTGCACCGTGTCTCACAACGGCTGCTCACCCACTTCAAACTATCGGAGAGCCTCCAACT CTAACACAGCCTGTGACCCTGTGATCGAGGAGCATTTCCGTCGCAGTCTGGGCAAGAACTACAAGGAGCCAGAGCCCGTAACAAACTCCGTGTCTATCACAGGCTCTGTGGACGACCACTTCGCCAAGGCGCTGGGTGACGCATGGAAGAAGATCAAGGCCAAGGGCAGCTCGACTAGCAGCCCAGACTCCTCCCCTAACAGCCACATGGTCAACCATAATCACTCCCCTTCCCTCGTGTCTTGA
- the vgll4b gene encoding transcription cofactor vestigial-like protein 4b isoform X2 has product METPLDVLSRAASLVHQDDEKREAALRSESRMSSMSLSSAVSNHRTGPPPISPSKRKHGGDQADDDIDCNSDHVAKMSRLFAAQLGKPANGDYRKDPRDRSRSPIERITTPTMSLVGGHLYAHMPNLAMDQPLALTKNVDTSRTVAISPTVSPVERQQNRPSVITCAPANNRNCNLSHCTVSHNGCSPTSNYRRASNSNTACDPVIEEHFRRSLGKNYKEPEPVTNSVSITGSVDDHFAKALGDAWKKIKAKGSSTSSPDSSPNSHMVNHNHSPSLVS; this is encoded by the exons GTGAGGCTGCTCTGAGGAGTGAGTCCAGAATGTCATCCATGTCTCTGTCCTCTGCAGTCAGCAATCACAGGACAGGCCCTCCTCCCATCAGCCCGAGTAAGAGAAAACACGGCGGGGACCAAGCAGACGATGACATCGACTGTAACAGCGATCATGTGGCCAAGATGAGCCGGCTGTTTGCTGCACAGTT AGGCAAGCCTGCCAACGGGGACTACCGCAAGGACCCCCGGGATCGCAGCCGCAGTCCCATCGAGCGCATCACTACCCCCACCATGAGTCTTGTTGGTGGTCACCTCTATGCCCACATGCCCAACCTCGCCATGGACCAGCCTCTCGCACTGACCAAAAATGTGGACACTTCCCGCACTGTCGCCATCTCACCTACTGTCAGCCCTGTTGAGCGCCAGCAG aATCGGCCCTCTGTGATCACATGTGCCCCAGCGAACAATCGTAACTGTAACCTTTCCCACTGCACCGTGTCTCACAACGGCTGCTCACCCACTTCAAACTATCGGAGAGCCTCCAACT CTAACACAGCCTGTGACCCTGTGATCGAGGAGCATTTCCGTCGCAGTCTGGGCAAGAACTACAAGGAGCCAGAGCCCGTAACAAACTCCGTGTCTATCACAGGCTCTGTGGACGACCACTTCGCCAAGGCGCTGGGTGACGCATGGAAGAAGATCAAGGCCAAGGGCAGCTCGACTAGCAGCCCAGACTCCTCCCCTAACAGCCACATGGTCAACCATAATCACTCCCCTTCCCTCGTGTCTTGA